A window of the Lactuca sativa cultivar Salinas chromosome 5, Lsat_Salinas_v11, whole genome shotgun sequence genome harbors these coding sequences:
- the LOC111892211 gene encoding probable glutathione peroxidase 5 encodes MGAASSVPEHSFHQFTVKDSKGKDVDLSIYKGKVVLVVNVASKCGFTNSNYPKLTELYEKYRAKGLEILAFPCNQFLKQEPDSSEKVEEFACTRFNATYPIFQKIRVNGPKAAPVYKFLKANKGGFLGSRIKWNFTKFLVDKEGRVIGRYGPTTSPLSIQGDIQKALNAE; translated from the exons ATGGGTGCTGCTTCATCTGTTCCtgaacattcgtttcatcaatttACAGTCAAG GATAGCAAAGGGAAGGATGTGGATCTTAGCATCTACAAAGGGAAAGTTGTTCTTGTTGTTAATGTTGCTTCTAAATG TGGATTTACAAATTCAAACTACCCAAAGTTGACGGAGCTTTACGAAAAGTATAGAGCTAAAG GTCTGGAGATCTTGGCATTTCCTTGCAATCAGTTCCTGAAACAAGAGCCAGATTCTAGCGAGAAAGTGGAAGAATTTGCATGCACAAGGTTTAACGCCACATATCCCATCTTCCAGAAG ATTCGTGTTAATGGACCAAAAGCAGCACCTGTGTACAAGTTTCTGAAAGCAAATAAAGGGGGATTTCTTGGGTCAAGAATCAAATGGAACTTCACCAAGTTTCTAGTGGATAAAGAAGGCAGAGTCATAGGTCGTTATGGGCCAACTACTTCACCATTATCCATTCAG GGAGATATTCAGAAAGCATTGAATGCAGAGTGA